In one window of Spartinivicinus marinus DNA:
- the bufB gene encoding MNIO family bufferin maturase, which yields MQTEKQISSRCRDIPATAGIGLRQPHHQAFADSKPGIDWVEVHSENYFEMNTPPFDFLVKVRENYALSLHGVGLSIGSTDPLNKNHLQQLKTIIDVFQPGLVSEHLCWVSENNVYLQDLLPLPQTEAAIKHVVERIDCVQNYLGRKILIENVSCYLNYPHNEMPEWVFLAEVAKRSGCGILLDVNNIYINAFNHKFSAWEYIENIPKQLVEEIHLAGHQQIQAGDETLLLDHHGDKVIDEVWQLYQKTLKLLGNIPTLIEWDTQLPELPVLLAEAEKANSYLLNQSEWSLGG from the coding sequence ATGCAAACTGAGAAACAAATATCCAGCCGTTGCCGGGATATCCCGGCAACGGCTGGCATAGGGTTGAGGCAGCCTCATCATCAAGCATTTGCTGATAGTAAACCTGGAATTGATTGGGTTGAGGTGCACTCAGAAAATTATTTTGAAATGAATACACCACCGTTTGATTTTTTAGTGAAGGTGAGAGAAAACTATGCACTTAGCCTTCATGGTGTAGGGCTATCTATAGGATCTACTGATCCTTTAAATAAAAACCACCTTCAACAATTGAAGACAATAATTGATGTATTTCAGCCAGGCTTGGTATCTGAGCATTTATGCTGGGTATCAGAAAATAATGTTTATTTGCAGGACTTGCTACCATTGCCGCAAACAGAAGCAGCAATAAAACATGTGGTTGAACGTATTGATTGTGTGCAAAACTATTTAGGCAGGAAAATATTAATTGAAAATGTCTCTTGCTATTTAAACTACCCACATAATGAAATGCCAGAATGGGTATTTTTAGCTGAAGTAGCAAAACGCAGTGGTTGTGGCATTTTATTGGATGTCAATAATATTTATATTAATGCGTTTAATCATAAATTCTCGGCTTGGGAGTATATTGAAAATATTCCTAAACAACTGGTCGAAGAAATTCATTTGGCAGGTCATCAACAAATTCAAGCAGGTGATGAAACGTTATTGCTAGATCATCATGGTGATAAAGTCATTGATGAAGTGTGGCAGTTATATCAAAAGACGCTGAAGTTGTTGGGAAATATACCTACACTGATAGAGTGGGATACCCAATTACCGGAATTACCTGTGTTATTAGCTGAAGCTGAAAAAGCAAATAGCTATTTATTAAACCAAAGCGAATGGTCTTTAGGGGGCTAA
- a CDS encoding BufA1 family periplasmic bufferin-type metallophore, with the protein MKKTAALSVALGTLVALSAASNIALAGDKVKCYGVIEAGKNDCAANGHSCAGQAKVDNDPNEWKYMAKTECEKLGGTIGKPKS; encoded by the coding sequence ATGAAAAAAACAGCAGCCTTGTCTGTCGCTTTAGGAACTTTAGTTGCTCTATCTGCTGCTTCAAATATTGCCCTTGCTGGCGATAAAGTGAAATGTTATGGCGTGATTGAAGCTGGTAAGAATGACTGTGCTGCTAATGGCCATTCCTGTGCAGGTCAAGCTAAAGTTGATAATGATCCAAATGAGTGGAAATACATGGCTAAAACAGAGTGTGAAAAACTAGGTGGAACTATTGGTAAGCCTAAAAGCTAA
- a CDS encoding HvfC/BufC N-terminal domain-containing protein gives MSTLHNWLHLFSDSIRENEAAIKKFSAQSSISNIAEKLAIYQQNHFGNITQALQSTYQVLNEIMGEGRFKSIAHNYIKQHPPKEANINRYGESFALFLKEEPSLQDYPYLSEVAKLEWAAHTAFLSPLVKPLDITVLGTLADESTVDLKISLAPSVVLVYSEYPVLDIWQANQPGAASRMLNISQSENCLLVMREQDNFSMQPITKAEYILLKSIQAGAYFNDSIQAALVEDENINIGEVLQQYILQGIFSEIEPVKA, from the coding sequence ATGAGTACGCTGCATAACTGGCTGCACCTATTTTCAGATAGTATTCGAGAAAATGAGGCAGCAATAAAAAAATTTTCTGCACAGTCATCTATAAGTAATATAGCTGAAAAACTAGCGATTTATCAGCAAAATCATTTTGGTAATATTACACAAGCACTACAAAGTACTTACCAGGTGCTTAATGAAATAATGGGAGAAGGACGGTTTAAAAGCATTGCACACAACTATATCAAACAGCATCCACCAAAAGAAGCTAATATTAATCGCTATGGGGAATCGTTTGCACTATTTCTGAAAGAGGAACCCTCACTACAGGATTATCCTTATTTGTCAGAAGTAGCTAAGTTGGAATGGGCAGCACATACTGCATTTTTAAGCCCTTTAGTTAAACCCTTAGATATAACTGTTTTGGGTACCTTGGCTGATGAATCGACAGTAGACTTAAAAATCAGTTTAGCGCCATCCGTCGTATTAGTTTATTCCGAATATCCTGTTCTTGATATTTGGCAAGCGAATCAACCAGGTGCAGCAAGTCGGATGTTGAATATTAGTCAGTCTGAAAACTGCCTGTTAGTGATGCGAGAACAGGATAATTTTTCTATGCAACCTATTACCAAAGCAGAATATATTCTTCTGAAAAGTATTCAAGCGGGCGCTTACTTTAATGACAGTATTCAAGCCGCTTTAGTAGAGGATGAAAATATTAATATTGGCGAGGTTCTTCAACAATACATCCTGCAGGG